AGTATAGAATATGTTGGTTTAattcatgggcgtaggagcgagtttaactttcggggggccaaaccttttcgattgggggaggggggggggcggcgTGCGACAAGGTATCTCCGGTGCATTATTAAtgacaaagccttgtacaggggccaAATAGGTCATAGGCTCCCTcaattgagttattctgatgatacacatacgactaggcactgaactgtcttaatcagtcatattatgtattgttctaattaagtgtgctatttttttacattcttctgttgaagccctggacatacaatcagtTAGCACTgtatttgtctaattgtgatataaagttgtggaaatatcatttccctttaatggacaatgaaaaaccaaaaaaatacataacatttacattattgcgtaaacaggcttaatagttacatagattttgcagacgctcaaacccgAACTGTAGTGGTTGCGGTCAatgatatattaattttataaaatgtaatcaaacaatccttggcgtggcgcgtacagatttcagtactcacactacggaaagagacaagtcagaatacaagggaaggccaaatgcaaatcagaaatcaggttgaaaagaattatatgatgctaagtaaatgttatattagactgcaagttatatctcttttccaaaatattggggggggggggggggggcaatctatagtttggccccccctctcctagtttttttgggggggggggctggcccccgctggccccccctgctcctacgcctatgtaaTTGTATATAATAGATAAAGAGAGACAAAATTTGGATGTTTCAGCAGAAAAACTAGCATGTAGGGCCTACTCAGTATTCAAAGCAGTCTTATAGTTTTGTCTTTCCACATttgttaatttataaattttattaaataagaaTGATAAAATGCTAAGCAGAGTCtttcattagctcgactattcaaagaatagtctagctattctacttaccctggcgtcggcgtcggcgtcacaccttggttaaagttttgcatgcatttGTTACTTACAATTCTTTATTCAAACATGAAGGTTTTAAGATTCATAGTGTATATGAATTGACTCAACTTCTTATTGACAACATAATACAATGCAATTTCAATTatgacaagagctgtctgaggaaaGCAAAACTCGActattcattcatttcatttaaagacatattgctttgaaacttattttttctttttctaggtcaattaccaacctcacttggtcaagtcccataactctgacatgtattttgagcaaattatgcccccttttggacttacaaaatcctggttaaagttttacatgcaagttactgtctccaaaactaatgcagatattgaattgaaactccacatgtgtcttcggggttataaaactagttgatagcatcaggtcccataactctggcatatattttggccaaattatgcccccttttagacttagaaaatcctggttaaagttttgcgtgcaagtacatacagctattactaaaaggcatatagatttgaaacttattttttctttttctatatcaattaccaacctcactgggtcaagtcctataactctgacatgtattttgggcgaaattatgcccccttttggacttacaaaatcctggttaaagttttacctgCAAGTTACTatcagatattgaattgaaacttcacatgtgtcttcggggttataaaactagttgatagcatcaagtcccataactctggcatatattttggccaaattatgcccccttttagacttagaaaatcctggttaaagttttgcgtgcaagtatatacagctattacttaaaggcatatagatttgaaacttattttttatttttctagatcaattaccaacctcactaggtcaagtcccataactctggcatatattttgggcatattatgcccccttttggacttagaaaattctggttaaagttttacatgcaagttactatctgcagaataaatgcagattttaaattgaaacttcacttgtgccTTCGGGGTCACAAAACTAGTTGagagcaccaagtcccataactctgacatgcattttggtcaaattatgtcccattttgaaCTTAAagcttctggttaaagttttgcatgcaagttactatctccaaaactaatgcagatactggattgaaactctatagatattttaacatttagggtaatatttttctggttctgggacaataattcgaatagtcgagcattggctgtcttacggacagctcttgtttcattattttattaactttgtttgataaattcagtatgaaaaaaaaCACCCCTGTAAGGCCCTTTATAATTGTGTTAATGTTATTTACCACTTTCTATTCCTTTAGGAAGTTGCAAGAGAAGATGGTATTTACAGAATCAGAATTCCTATACGTGAGACAGGGGAGGGAACTGTGTATGTTTCAACATTTACTAAAGCTGTAAGTTGCCTCCTTTACATAGATTTTTACCAATTCACAGAAATTTGCTCCTTGTGTGACTGTCAAATGGTTTGGAACATTCTGTAAATAGAACTAGCAAGAAAAAAAGTCTAGCTTGAGATTTAGTAGAGAAGTAATGTTAGGGGTTCTTATTTTGCTTTGTTATATCAGAATCcatgtcatttttagctcgactattcaaagaattggtAAAGCCATTGGACTCACCCGTGCTTCGCGTCTACATCGGCATCTcaacttggttaagtttttgtatgtaagctggtatttcacacacttattcactgtgataaactgacttatactgtacaggttccataactctattattatgcttttttaacaaaattatgcccctttattgACTAGcatttttttggttaagtttttgtatgtaagctggtatctcattacccactaatgggaatggattgaaacttcacacatttgttcactgtcattatctgacatgcagtgcacaggttccataactctgttttgcatttttacaaatttgttcCCCCTTTTCCACTTATATCCATTCAaggacaaggctgttgaatagtcgagtttTGCtttcctcagacagctcttgtcatAATTGAAATTGCATTGTATTATGTTGTCAATAAGAAGTTGAGTCAATTCATATACACTATGAATCTTAAAACCTTCATGTTTGAATAAAGAATTGTAAGTAACAAAATGAGTGCATGACTTAAAGATTTCTATACAACTCAACAAATATCTAGTTGAGAAGTTTATCGTTCATTTTGTGCTCAAAACATGTGTTTAGTGTTGAAAACATGTATTTAGTTTTCAAAACCAGTAtttagctttcaaagcctgtgTTCAGAACCTGAATTTAGTTTTCAAAGCCTGTGTTCAGAAGCTGTATTTAGTGTTCAAAACATGTAGTTAGACAGGACACCTGCTTACTTTggcatattttttatattttaagaaatcATGGACAGAATACTGCTCTAGGAAATGACCATCTGATGGTACATTTCAAGTTTTAACTTCCATTATAAGTTTTAACTTCCATTACCATTGCCATCAACCATGTTTCTACcttgataaattttattttataaaaggttGAACTTTTTTAAGGAAAATCGGGGTTTGATTTTATGGAGACATTACTACAAGTTTCCTGGCTTTGTGCTCTAAGCATTTAGGGATAGTTCTCAGACCTGTTAGAACCATGTCAGTATAATGGAACTGGGCGAATCAGATGTCGTGTTAATGTGTGAATATTTAATTGGAAAGCACAaggtaaaaaaattatatttcagtGCGCTATATATGAATCAACACTGGCAGACACCTTCATTATTTCTGTTGACCAATCAGGAGAAGTTTTAggtgtttccatggcaaccgacAGTTATTGCTCAGGAATTGAAGTACCGTCAGCAAATCTTACTGACTGGAATACAAAAGTTGAGATATCTGTTTCAGTATCTGGCCCAGTGTAAGTTACTTATATTTACAAAGCACCTGTAGggtatttgaaaagaaataacaattttattattttcatgggtcagtagaaaaaaaatatattgcctAGTCTTAAGTTGCAATCATCATCTGAACAGGGCCTTGAATGGGACATGTTTTCCCCATTTGAAATGAAGCATCAGGAATAAAATTGCTCGTTATGATAAGCCCGGATGACCCCAAAAGGCTGAGCATTCTGAAGGTCACTCACAGTGCTTGATTAACTGTCCTTGGAGGGcataaaataatgtgaaatacatgtattttgtcgcTCTTAGAAAGTGTGCAttacgacacaacattaaaagaCTTtggataaaataaatgttttctactGTGTTTCAATGATTGTAATTTCCCATGTGTAGCAGAATGAGTAAAATAATCCTCTTTCTTGTTACAGTAACTAATTGACACTGACAAGGCCTAATCTATTATCTTATTTTATAATGGATAAAGTCATAAGAAAATTTAAAGAGTGTATTCTTGCATTATGGTTGGATCAGAAGGATAATAACCATGAAATTCATATTTGGAAAATGTAGATTGTAATTAAAAGGTTGGTGTTCCGACAATTAGTGGAACATTGGATAAATTGAAATTCTATGAAATGTAAGACACAATGGAACTTTTCTAATCCGAACCTGCTCGGACCAAACAAAAGTTAGGATAAGAGGGGTTTTCGaattagaaaggtttctattttagaCCGAAATATTACACGATATTTATATCCACCTGCTTGTGAACAGattgataaaacatatttaaaatataagcAACATGTAGATTAGTTTAGAGTGATGTTAATTGTCATGTTAATTTAACTTTTCAATATCAAAACATTGATTGCTCCATTCCTACAATGAGCTAAAAGAGAACAGTTTACTTGTCTGGTTATTGTAACGACTCCATTTAGTACCACTAGTATcacttacaaatatcaattaCCTGCTTTAAATGAACAGAGTGCTCAAAACATTTGTGAGGAAGGTACAGTACAAACAAATTAGTATGGATTTATTACATTGACAGTACGCAAATATATTTCTGGTTAAACAAACTACTTGCATCTTTCATGCCTGTGCTAATTGCAAGCATCTACAAAGCAAATATCTGAGATGACATGTGATTACCAGTGTTGGGGGCCTATTGTTTGTTGACACCTTTTTAAAGAGCAAtaattaaaactgtaaacagacTCAAAAAGTGTCAAAAATGAGCAAGATTAACATCAGAATCATTGATAATCATGATTAAGGTTCGGATTAGAGGGGTAGATTTTAAAgtagtttgatataaaaatctcTGAAGTTTGTTCTGTTTTCGGAGTAGAGAGGTTTCGGATTACAAAGGTATTTTTACAATAGCAATTGAATAAGAATATCGGGACCAGATTATTtgttcggattagaggggtttgGATTAGGGAGGTTCTGTTGTATGACTTGCAGTATGAGTAATTGTCATTTGGTAATGGAACATATTAGTTGCATTTAACATACATGTGAAACCTATGCATTTTTTTCAGGCCTGATACACAAAGCTATATAGATAAGATTAAGAAAGATGAAAGAGAGAAAGCTAAAGGAACTCAGGCTGATAATAGATCTTTCTTCAGTAaatatgtaagtatatatacatgtagtgatTTTTGCTTCTTGCTTTAGGTCATTATGATTGCTAGCTTACTAGTATTagctatattttcttaaaatgggAGAGGGATTAGGTggggattttattttttatctctgGTAATTGATGGTATCcagtataaaacacaaaaaatgatgagctaaatttagaaaattaaagtTTACAGTTGACTTAATGCCAGGAAAATCAACTgataataaaagaacaaaaatagtttttgaaatacaaacagtatctttaaaaattgtttagaaaataaaaagggtGAGGgcattataagaaaaaaaaaagacagcagGGGACGATAATCAATAATTTCATATGACcataatttcatgtaaaattgAGAAATATCATTTGCTCATCttacatggaaataaaatgaaatcttCTATGCAAAATATTGTTCAGAATTAACATGCTTTTTATTCCTTAACAAGTAGAAATATACTAAACACACTTCCTATCTGTACTTAGTTCATCAGAAATACTTTGAATGTCAACTATAACTTTTGAGTGGGGAGGGGGGCACCATGGCCAAGCGGTTAAGGTTGCtgatcatttgcccctcaccactgAGGATTTGAAACCTTGCTTATGGTATAGAATTCTTTCTTATCAAGAAGCAATCCAGCAGACTCATTGAAGGTCGTCATTTCAGCCCAGATGCTCACAcgtgatgaaattaaaaaaatgtaatgtaCGGAGACCTTTGGGTCTTCCTCTAGCATGAatagctggaaagttgccataatgacctataattgtattggtgtgacattaaacccaacaaataaaatatttcaatggatttgatgaaactttgcaccAATGTTATGAATGATGAGAACATGATATATACAAGTCAGTTCCAGGTCACAGGCACTACTCCTAACTCTGTGTCAAGTGTGCTTTTAAGGGGACATGGATTTTTTgcatacaattttttgttttatccTATTTTCATTCCTTGCCAGAATCTCCTTGTTATTAACAGTACTATAATGATGGATCTTTCT
This Mercenaria mercenaria strain notata chromosome 17, MADL_Memer_1, whole genome shotgun sequence DNA region includes the following protein-coding sequences:
- the LOC123535765 gene encoding ER membrane protein complex subunit 10-like, which gives rise to MAAPMMKNLAAYLFLLFSITSCFDDEFEGSRTLSLEHSFDQGTDAVFTKRGTVVIKSMQSKRATFSQGSPLSTQDRKLLKEVAREDGIYRIRIPIRETGEGTVYVSTFTKACAIYESTLADTFIISVDQSGEVLGVSMATDSYCSGIEVPSANLTDWNTKVEISVSVSGPVPDTQSYIDKIKKDEREKAKGTQADNRSFFSKYWMYIVPFVIMMFIMQSMDPQQGGGGGGR